A single window of Microbispora hainanensis DNA harbors:
- a CDS encoding TetR/AcrR family transcriptional regulator, with protein sequence MVDGTAVGRRERKKAATRAAILDAAMALFLERGFDGVSVREIADKADVSPKTVFTHFPQKEALVFGDEDERHERLVAAVSGRAPGTTISDALKAHYLSEIAAMRSGPQRQILTLMEETPALIDYAEKMWFRHEDALVAAITKEFGYTEPTDEIRFYVRFALQIQLSATHEANPESTIDAGFRLLDEGWARYQEARDQSASG encoded by the coding sequence ATGGTTGACGGAACGGCCGTGGGACGGCGGGAACGCAAGAAGGCGGCAACGCGGGCGGCGATCTTGGACGCGGCGATGGCACTCTTTCTCGAGCGCGGCTTCGACGGGGTCAGCGTTCGCGAGATCGCCGACAAGGCGGACGTCTCACCCAAGACGGTCTTCACGCATTTCCCGCAGAAGGAGGCGCTTGTCTTCGGCGACGAGGACGAACGGCATGAGCGCCTCGTGGCCGCGGTCAGTGGCCGGGCGCCGGGGACGACGATCTCCGACGCGCTGAAGGCGCACTACCTCTCCGAGATCGCCGCGATGAGGTCCGGGCCCCAACGCCAGATCCTCACCCTCATGGAAGAGACGCCGGCCCTGATCGATTACGCGGAGAAGATGTGGTTCCGCCATGAGGACGCCCTCGTCGCCGCGATCACCAAGGAGTTCGGGTACACGGAGCCGACCGACGAGATCCGCTTCTACGTCCGTTTCGCTCTGCAGATCCAGCTCAGCGCCACCCACGAGGCGAATCCGGAATCGACCATCGACGCGGGGTTCCGGCTTCTCGATGAAGGCTGGGCGCGCTACCAGGAAGCAAGAGACCAGAGCGCATCCGGGTGA
- a CDS encoding DUF998 domain-containing protein, which yields MGGNIDSFSSLERNEPANDAKPEALVSDAWRPWQHRTAGALLIAGPMIFLLAEFIAAAAWTDPPYSYTYHFISNLGVHGPSTLFGQYMYSPLAWVMNTGFFLFGIPIPAGVAVLRGLHGRYRWAALAPATLLAAGGVLLGLFPGSGEAMNDGTGDFHALGALAGFVGGNVLAIALGSMHRRVGLSLKLGRTLVTVGAIGLVSMVAYFADLISGANVLVGLIERGAVHPFLLGLICAGVALWRGYSRPSATG from the coding sequence ATGGGCGGCAACATCGACTCGTTCTCGAGCCTGGAACGAAACGAACCCGCGAACGACGCGAAGCCCGAAGCGCTCGTCTCCGACGCATGGCGGCCTTGGCAGCACCGAACCGCGGGAGCCTTGCTCATCGCGGGGCCGATGATCTTCTTACTCGCCGAGTTCATCGCCGCCGCGGCATGGACGGATCCGCCCTACAGCTACACGTACCACTTCATCAGCAATCTCGGAGTCCATGGGCCCTCGACGCTGTTCGGGCAGTACATGTACTCACCACTGGCATGGGTGATGAACACCGGCTTCTTCCTGTTCGGGATCCCGATTCCGGCCGGTGTGGCCGTGCTGCGCGGTCTACACGGCCGGTACCGCTGGGCAGCGCTCGCGCCCGCGACGCTGCTGGCCGCCGGCGGCGTCCTGCTGGGACTGTTTCCCGGATCCGGCGAGGCGATGAACGACGGCACCGGCGACTTCCACGCCTTGGGCGCCCTGGCAGGCTTCGTCGGCGGAAACGTCCTGGCCATCGCGCTCGGGAGCATGCACCGACGCGTCGGGCTCTCCCTGAAACTCGGGCGGACGCTGGTCACGGTCGGCGCGATCGGCCTGGTCTCGATGGTGGCCTACTTCGCCGACCTCATCTCCGGGGCCAACGTCCTCGTCGGCCTCATCGAACGCGGCGCCGTCCATCCGTTCCTGCTCGGCCTCATCTGCGCGGGGGTCGCCCTCTGGCGTGGGTACAGCCGCCCCTCGGCGACCGGCTGA